A genomic region of Melanotaenia boesemani isolate fMelBoe1 chromosome 13, fMelBoe1.pri, whole genome shotgun sequence contains the following coding sequences:
- the LOC121651237 gene encoding receptor-type tyrosine-protein phosphatase eta-like isoform X1: METFSRSQILQELNLRCHTLAAKGKRGFKQEFGELNEVGKDLSIKAGELEANREKNRYPLILPYDHCRVRLSIQSQNPYSDYINANFVPGGGSERDFICTQGPLPNTIADFWRMVWEQNVKIIIMVTALKYKNTVLCDKYWSLEQGTVYHGLFQVTTVTCKQGPDYFITTINLRQRDSPTDRIITHYHYLSWPDQGVPNLSSLCVFTEHVRQHLEEIPRLGPAVVHCSAGVGRSGTFVTLLWLMQLCVRGIRPDIRAAVEDLRLHRMWMVQNLEQYVFIYQCLAHWLSRGVSASRPQVTEISLNAKQHIKDQPRTSSGRRNRAGSRRQHRHRQKPPSDQPQATIQTLHPGNLLRRLMPFLSQSNQASNSSSNK, encoded by the exons ATGGAAACTTTCTCAAGATCCCAAATTCTGCAGGAGCTTAATTTGCGATGTCACACACTGGCTGCCAAAGGCAAAAGAGGCTTCAAACAAGAGTTTGGG GAGCTGAATGAAGTTGGCAAAGACCTTTCCATCAAAGCAGGAGAACTAGAGGCCAACAGAGAAAAGAACAGATACCCCCTCATTTTGCCAT ATGACCACTGTCGTGTGAGGCTGTCCATTCAAAGTCAAAATCCATACTCTGATTACATCAATGCTAATTTTGTGCCA GGTGGAGGATCAGAAAGAGATTTTATCTGCACCCAGGGTCCTTTGCCCAATACGATAGCTGACTTCTGGAGGATGGTGTGGGAGCAAAACGTCAAGATAATCATCATGGTGACAGCTCTGAAATACAAGAACACA GTGCTGTGTGATAAGTACTGGTCTCTGGAGCAGGGGACAGTTTATCATGGACTGTTCCAAGTGACAACAGTGACCTGCAAACAAGGTCCAGATTATTTTATCACAACCATTAACCTGCGACAG AGGGACAGCCCAACTGACAGGATAATCACTCACTACCACTACCTTTCCTGGCCGGACCAGGGAGTCCCAAACCTGTCCTCACTCTGTGTCTTCACTGAGCATGTGCGGCAGCATTTGGAAGAAATTCCCCGTCTGGGGCCAGCTGTGGTGCACTGCAG TGCAGGCGTCGGCCGGTCAGGGACATTTGTGACTTTGCTGTGGCTGATGCAGCTGTGTGTGAGGGGAATCCGACCAGacatcagagctgctgtggAAGACCTGCGACTGCATCGAATGTGGATGGTCCAGAATCTG GAGcagtatgtgtttatttatcaaTGTCTGGCACACTGGCTCAGCAGGGGAGTGTCAGCAAG CAGGCCACAGGTCACAGAAATCAGTTTGAATGCCAAGCAACACATTAAGGATCAGCCTCGCACATCCTCAGGACGGAGAAACAGAGCAGGGAGCAGGAGACAACACCGCCATAGACAGAAACCTCCATCTGACCAACCACAGGCCACAATACAGACTTTACACCCTGGGAACCTACTGAGGAGGCTAATGCCCTTCTTGTCACAGAGTAATCAGGCTTCAAACAGTTCCAGTAACAAATGA
- the LOC121651237 gene encoding receptor-type tyrosine-protein phosphatase eta-like isoform X2, with amino-acid sequence METFSRSQILQELNLRCHTLAAKGKRGFKQEFGELNEVGKDLSIKAGELEANREKNRYPLILPYDHCRVRLSIQSQNPYSDYINANFVPGGGSERDFICTQGPLPNTIADFWRMVWEQNVKIIIMVTALKYKNTVLCDKYWSLEQGTVYHGLFQVTTVTCKQGPDYFITTINLRQRDSPTDRIITHYHYLSWPDQGVPNLSSLCVFTEHVRQHLEEIPRLGPAVVHCSAGVGRSGTFVTLLWLMQLCVRGIRPDIRAAVEDLRLHRMWMVQNLEQYVFIYQCLAHWLSRGVSARPQVTEISLNAKQHIKDQPRTSSGRRNRAGSRRQHRHRQKPPSDQPQATIQTLHPGNLLRRLMPFLSQSNQASNSSSNK; translated from the exons ATGGAAACTTTCTCAAGATCCCAAATTCTGCAGGAGCTTAATTTGCGATGTCACACACTGGCTGCCAAAGGCAAAAGAGGCTTCAAACAAGAGTTTGGG GAGCTGAATGAAGTTGGCAAAGACCTTTCCATCAAAGCAGGAGAACTAGAGGCCAACAGAGAAAAGAACAGATACCCCCTCATTTTGCCAT ATGACCACTGTCGTGTGAGGCTGTCCATTCAAAGTCAAAATCCATACTCTGATTACATCAATGCTAATTTTGTGCCA GGTGGAGGATCAGAAAGAGATTTTATCTGCACCCAGGGTCCTTTGCCCAATACGATAGCTGACTTCTGGAGGATGGTGTGGGAGCAAAACGTCAAGATAATCATCATGGTGACAGCTCTGAAATACAAGAACACA GTGCTGTGTGATAAGTACTGGTCTCTGGAGCAGGGGACAGTTTATCATGGACTGTTCCAAGTGACAACAGTGACCTGCAAACAAGGTCCAGATTATTTTATCACAACCATTAACCTGCGACAG AGGGACAGCCCAACTGACAGGATAATCACTCACTACCACTACCTTTCCTGGCCGGACCAGGGAGTCCCAAACCTGTCCTCACTCTGTGTCTTCACTGAGCATGTGCGGCAGCATTTGGAAGAAATTCCCCGTCTGGGGCCAGCTGTGGTGCACTGCAG TGCAGGCGTCGGCCGGTCAGGGACATTTGTGACTTTGCTGTGGCTGATGCAGCTGTGTGTGAGGGGAATCCGACCAGacatcagagctgctgtggAAGACCTGCGACTGCATCGAATGTGGATGGTCCAGAATCTG GAGcagtatgtgtttatttatcaaTGTCTGGCACACTGGCTCAGCAGGGGAGTGTCAGCAAG GCCACAGGTCACAGAAATCAGTTTGAATGCCAAGCAACACATTAAGGATCAGCCTCGCACATCCTCAGGACGGAGAAACAGAGCAGGGAGCAGGAGACAACACCGCCATAGACAGAAACCTCCATCTGACCAACCACAGGCCACAATACAGACTTTACACCCTGGGAACCTACTGAGGAGGCTAATGCCCTTCTTGTCACAGAGTAATCAGGCTTCAAACAGTTCCAGTAACAAATGA
- the LOC121651237 gene encoding receptor-type tyrosine-protein phosphatase eta-like isoform X3, which yields METFSRSQILQELNLRCHTLAAKGKRGFKQEFGELNEVGKDLSIKAGELEANREKNRYPLILPYDHCRVRLSIQSQNPYSDYINANFVPGGGSERDFICTQGPLPNTIADFWRMVWEQNVKIIIMVTALKYKNTVLCDKYWSLEQGTVYHGLFQVTTVTCKQGPDYFITTINLRQRDSPTDRIITHYHYLSWPDQGVPNLSSLCVFTEHVRQHLEEIPRLGPAVVHCRRRPVRDICDFAVADAAVCEGNPTRHQSCCGRPATASNVDGPESGAVCVYLSMSGTLAQQGSVSKQATGHRNQFECQATH from the exons ATGGAAACTTTCTCAAGATCCCAAATTCTGCAGGAGCTTAATTTGCGATGTCACACACTGGCTGCCAAAGGCAAAAGAGGCTTCAAACAAGAGTTTGGG GAGCTGAATGAAGTTGGCAAAGACCTTTCCATCAAAGCAGGAGAACTAGAGGCCAACAGAGAAAAGAACAGATACCCCCTCATTTTGCCAT ATGACCACTGTCGTGTGAGGCTGTCCATTCAAAGTCAAAATCCATACTCTGATTACATCAATGCTAATTTTGTGCCA GGTGGAGGATCAGAAAGAGATTTTATCTGCACCCAGGGTCCTTTGCCCAATACGATAGCTGACTTCTGGAGGATGGTGTGGGAGCAAAACGTCAAGATAATCATCATGGTGACAGCTCTGAAATACAAGAACACA GTGCTGTGTGATAAGTACTGGTCTCTGGAGCAGGGGACAGTTTATCATGGACTGTTCCAAGTGACAACAGTGACCTGCAAACAAGGTCCAGATTATTTTATCACAACCATTAACCTGCGACAG AGGGACAGCCCAACTGACAGGATAATCACTCACTACCACTACCTTTCCTGGCCGGACCAGGGAGTCCCAAACCTGTCCTCACTCTGTGTCTTCACTGAGCATGTGCGGCAGCATTTGGAAGAAATTCCCCGTCTGGGGCCAGCTGTGGTGCACTGCAG GCGTCGGCCGGTCAGGGACATTTGTGACTTTGCTGTGGCTGATGCAGCTGTGTGTGAGGGGAATCCGACCAGacatcagagctgctgtggAAGACCTGCGACTGCATCGAATGTGGATGGTCCAGAATCTG GAGcagtatgtgtttatttatcaaTGTCTGGCACACTGGCTCAGCAGGGGAGTGTCAGCAAG CAGGCCACAGGTCACAGAAATCAGTTTGAATGCCAAGCAACACATTAA
- the LOC121651237 gene encoding receptor-type tyrosine-protein phosphatase eta-like isoform X4 produces METFSRSQILQELNLRCHTLAAKGKRGFKQEFGELNEVGKDLSIKAGELEANREKNRYPLILPYDHCRVRLSIQSQNPYSDYINANFVPGGGSERDFICTQGPLPNTIADFWRMVWEQNVKIIIMVTALKYKNTVLCDKYWSLEQGTVYHGLFQVTTVTCKQGPDYFITTINLRQRDSPTDRIITHYHYLSWPDQGVPNLSSLCVFTEHVRQHLEEIPRLGPAVVHCRRRPVRDICDFAVADAAVCEGNPTRHQSCCGRPATASNVDGPESGAVCVYLSMSGTLAQQGSVSKATGHRNQFECQATH; encoded by the exons ATGGAAACTTTCTCAAGATCCCAAATTCTGCAGGAGCTTAATTTGCGATGTCACACACTGGCTGCCAAAGGCAAAAGAGGCTTCAAACAAGAGTTTGGG GAGCTGAATGAAGTTGGCAAAGACCTTTCCATCAAAGCAGGAGAACTAGAGGCCAACAGAGAAAAGAACAGATACCCCCTCATTTTGCCAT ATGACCACTGTCGTGTGAGGCTGTCCATTCAAAGTCAAAATCCATACTCTGATTACATCAATGCTAATTTTGTGCCA GGTGGAGGATCAGAAAGAGATTTTATCTGCACCCAGGGTCCTTTGCCCAATACGATAGCTGACTTCTGGAGGATGGTGTGGGAGCAAAACGTCAAGATAATCATCATGGTGACAGCTCTGAAATACAAGAACACA GTGCTGTGTGATAAGTACTGGTCTCTGGAGCAGGGGACAGTTTATCATGGACTGTTCCAAGTGACAACAGTGACCTGCAAACAAGGTCCAGATTATTTTATCACAACCATTAACCTGCGACAG AGGGACAGCCCAACTGACAGGATAATCACTCACTACCACTACCTTTCCTGGCCGGACCAGGGAGTCCCAAACCTGTCCTCACTCTGTGTCTTCACTGAGCATGTGCGGCAGCATTTGGAAGAAATTCCCCGTCTGGGGCCAGCTGTGGTGCACTGCAG GCGTCGGCCGGTCAGGGACATTTGTGACTTTGCTGTGGCTGATGCAGCTGTGTGTGAGGGGAATCCGACCAGacatcagagctgctgtggAAGACCTGCGACTGCATCGAATGTGGATGGTCCAGAATCTG GAGcagtatgtgtttatttatcaaTGTCTGGCACACTGGCTCAGCAGGGGAGTGTCAGCAAG GCCACAGGTCACAGAAATCAGTTTGAATGCCAAGCAACACATTAA
- the LOC121651239 gene encoding periphilin-1: MDHARAKDTQESKGLVIPRYREHCDQSLDDRPIDCTASPSKNEMRPFRRVRSPSRPRAWLSGSYKPKFGVRVLKPGFSREDDSFHKANFNTQRYHYLKSRYYVHRSNHLPPKPHHTVLREKERKREKEREKKDRYEERESTDGRSPTKQNNTSRPNLPRCTSSRDKDMQFTICQSDGSQSREKDHRETKNNERIRERELPLVASQTAARDRAIQQKRREIDEVYYQECEMFGLVAKMLIAKDPSLERPIQSSLQENLRDIGKRCVEAMEKFIKDYDSRELLH; encoded by the exons ATGGATCACGCTCGAGCGAAAGACACGCAGGAAAGCAAG GGTTTAGTGATACCACGGTACAGGGAACATTGCGATCAGTCTCTTGATGACAGACCCATTGACTGCACTGCATCACCCTCTAAG AATGAGATGAGGCCATTCAGAAGAGTGCGAAGTCCATCCAGACCAAGGGCATGGTTGTCCGGTTCTTACAAACCAAAGTTCGGAGTGCGAGTTTTAAAGCCTGG GTTTTCAAGAGAAGATGATTCATTCCACAAAGCCAATTTCAACACCCAGAGGTACCACTACCTGAAGTCCCGATATTATGTCCATCGCAGCAACCACCTCCCACCTAAACCTCACCACACTGTGCTGagggagaaggaaagaaagagagagaaggagagggaaAAGAAAGACCGATACGAGGAGAGAGAGAGCACTGATGGACGTTCACccacaaagcaaaacaaca CTTCTAGACCCAACTTACCCAGGTGCACTTCCAGCAGAGACAAGGACATGCAGTTCACT atttgtcAGAGTGACGGGAGCCAAAGCAGGGAAAAAGACCACAGAGAAACCAAAAACAACGAGCGAATCAGAGAAAGAGAGCTCCCTTTAGTTGCAAGCCAGACGGCAGCACGAGACAGAGCCATCCaacaaaagaggagagagatAGATGAG GTGTATTATCAGGAATGTGAAATGTTTGGCCTTGTAGCAAAGATGCTTATTGCAAAAGATCCATCCCTGGAGCGTCCCATCCAGTCCTCGCTGCAGGAGAACCTCCGGGACATTGGCAAGCGTTGCGTGGAAGCTATGGAGAAATTTATTAAAGACTATGACTCCAGGGAGCTGTTGCACtaa
- the LOC121651235 gene encoding prickle-like protein 2, with the protein MSLEMEKTITKLMYDFQRNSTSDDDSGCALEEYVWVPPGLSPEQVHQYYNSLPEEKVPYINSPGEQYRMKQLLHQLPPHDNEVRYCNALDEEEKRELKIFSNQRKKDNLGRGNVRPFPLTINGAVCDKCGSQINGGDIIVFAARAGHGKCWHPNCFVCCTCEELLVDLIYFHQDGKIYCGRHHAERLKPRCCACDELIFADECTEAEGRHWHMKHFCCYECETTLGGQRYIMKDGRPHCCNCFESLYAEYCDACGEHIGIDQGQMTYDGQHWHATEECFCCARCKRSLLGRPFLPKQGQIFCSRSCSAGQDPEESDSSDSAFQSARSRESRHSTKIGKKERRNAEQDRRSAEARQSAPPPMPDRLSAETDPLSVQMDRLSLSSSQTPSRTPNRTPSRTPSRAPSLNQVWMSRDDPYIPVSYEGPQRDSSPTPAPIHLLGQCNARQGYNPNTNAHPPAQSPANPGKRPDSWGKEQGNTKRTPMAALRGHSFNENWIHHSQDEFRPNKLRTQMSFNEMSSQNQGFTDKRSISLHGFQRNGRPPLTRRNHITAMSFNEPLTPLEQTPRVSMDSLTMSNATGNSLDGGSKRQEHLSRFSMPDLSKDSGVNVSEKSNMGTLSSSVQFHSTESLSSSRPYNNNMYTPLRVGYPLQYWDGPQQLGFDGKGRVGVMGSSGNLRMAPMSDRMPRRRINAQESVSQPQQPQPRRRKHRGNGGNGQHRSGHHHKRSRRSRSDNALHLVADRPAQMVELPYRRVQEDYDRFPTGQAARELYSLEPGGHRQQSHRPCPRTTSDLTLQNAGWQPVGLGGPCWGDGYVEAHDPWCSSCSSSSESEPEEGYFLSEPIPRPVQLCYINNEELRHRYSPSGIGGHHGPLHGPIHGQLHSRQRRKSKNCIIS; encoded by the exons ATGTCTCTGGAGATGGAGAAAACCATCACCAAGCTGATGTACGATTTCCAGAGGAACTCCACCTCTGATGATGACTCTGGATGTGCATTGGAAGAGTACGTCTGGGTTCCCCCTGGTCTCAGTCCTGAGCAG GTGCATCAGTATTATAACTCCTTACCAGAAGAAAAGGTTCCCTATATAAACAGCCCTGGAGAGCAGTATCGTATGAAGCAGCTGCTTCACCAGTTACCACCGCATGACAATGAG GTGCGTTACTGTAACGCGCTGGATGAGGAGGAGAAACGAGAGCTTAAGATCTTCAGTAACCAGCGGAAGAAGGATAATTTAGGCAGAGGCAATGTCCGTCCTTTCCCCCTTACCATCAACGGAGCGGTCTGTGACAAA TGTGGCAGTCAGATAAACGGAGGCGACATTATAGTTTTTGCTGCCAGGGCAGGGCATGGAAAATGCTGGCACCCTAATTGCTTTGTCTGTTGCACATGTGAAGAGCTGTTGGTGGATCTCATATACTTCCACCAGGATGGCAAGATCTACTGTGGTCGGCACCATGCAGAGAGGCTGAAACCCCGCTGCTGTGCCTGTGATGAG TTAATCTTTGCTGATGAATGCACCGAGGCAGAGGGCAGGCACTGGCACATGAAGCACTTCTGTTGCTACGAATGTGAGACCACCCTCGGTGGCCAGCGCTACATCATGAAGGATGGACGGCCGCATTGCTGCAACTGCTTTGAGTCTCTTTATGCGGAGTACTGTGATGCATGTGGAGAGCACATAG GCATTGACCAAGGCCAGATGACATATGATGGGCAGCACTGGCACGCAACTGAGGAATGTTTTTGCTGTGCACGTTGCAAGCGCTCTCTGCTGGGACGCCCCTTCCTGCCAAAGCAGGGGCAGATCTTCTGCTCAAGGTCCTGCAGTGCTGGACAg GATCCAGAAGAGTCTGACTCCTCAGACTCTGCCTTCCAAAGTGCTCGTTCCCGTGAGTCCCGGCACAGCACCAAGATTGGGAAGAAGGAGCGCAGGAATGCTGAGCAGGATCGGCGGAGTGCTGAAGCTCGCCAATCAGCTCCTCCACCCATGCCTGACCGTCTGTCTGCTGAAACTGATCCTCTCTCTGTTCAGATGGACCGATTGAGCCTCTCATCTAGCCAGACCCCAAGCAGGACACCTAACCGTACACCTAGCCGCACCCCGAGTCGAGCCCCGAGCCTTAACCAAGTGTGGATGAGCCGGGATGACCCGTACATCCCCGTTTCCTATGAGGGCCCCCAGCGGGATTCATCCCCCACCCCTGCACCTATACATCTACTGGGTCAATGTAACGCCAGGCAGGGATACAATCCCAACACAAATGCTCATCCACCTGCCCAAAGTCCTGCCAACCCAGGGAAGAGACCTGATTCCTGGGGAAAAGAGCAAGGCAATACCAAGAGGACCCCTATGGCTGCCCTGAGAGGCCACTCCTTCAATGAAAACTGGATCCACCACAGCCAAGACGAGTTCAGACCCAACAAACTACGTACCCAGATGAGCTTCAATGAGATGTCCAGCCAGAACCAGGGCTTCACTGACAAGAGGAGCATCAGTCTGCATGGATTCCAGAGAAACGGCAGACCCCCACTGACCAGGAGGAACCATATCACTGCCATGAGCTTCAATGAACCCCTCACTCCTTTAGAGCAGACCCCCCGTGTATCCATGGATTCTCTCACTATGTCTAATGCTACAG GTAACTCTCTGGATGGGGGCAGCAAGCGTCAGGAACATCTGTCCAGGTTTTCCATGCCTGATCTGAGCAAGGACTCTGGTGTAAATGTGTCAGAAAAGAGCAACATGGGCACCCTCAGCTCCTCAGTCCAGTTCCACAGCACAGAGTCACTGTCCTCTTCTCGTCCCTATAACAACAACATGTACACTCCACTGAGAGTCGGATACCCACTGCAATACTGGGATGGCCCACAGCAGCTGGGTTTTGATGGCAAAGGTCGTGTAGGGGTGATGGGCAGCAGTGGAAACCTGCGCATGGCTCCTATGAGTGATAGAATGCCCCGTCGACGCATAAATGCACAGGAATCTGTGTCCCAGCCACAGCAGCCACAACCAAGACGCCGTAAACATCGTGGAAATGGTGGTAATGGGCAGCATCGTAGTGGTCACCACCACAAACGCTCTCGCCGCTCCCGTTCTGACAATGCCTTGCACCTTGTGGCAGACCGTCCTGCTCAAATGGTGGAGCTTCCCTACCGCCGAGTTCAAGAGGATTACGATCGCTTCCCCACTGGTCAAGCTGCCCGGGAGTTGTACAGTCTGGAACCAGGTGGGCACAGACAGCAGTCCCACCGGCCCTGCCCACGCACCACCTCTGATCTGACCTTGCAGAATGCAGGCTGGCAGCCTGTGGGACTAGGTGGGCCATGCTGGGGTGATGGGTACGTGGAAGCTCATGATCCCTGGTGTTCCAGCTGTTCCTCTTCCTCTGAGTCTGAACCAGAAGAAGGGTATTTCCTGAGTGAACCAATCCCTCGGCCTGTGCAGCTGTGCTACATCAACAACGAGGAGCTGCGCCATCGCTACAGCCCTTCTGGCATAGGTGGCCATCATGGACCTCTCCACGGACCAATTCATGGCCAACTGCACAGCCGCCAGAGGAGAAAGAGCAAAAACTGTATAATTTCCTAA